A window of Ipomoea triloba cultivar NCNSP0323 chromosome 2, ASM357664v1 contains these coding sequences:
- the LOC116009822 gene encoding formin-like protein 5 isoform X1 has product MCINRVLLLVLSVILLVTLEGASQEIKRPEEDLLASLINSGDINHDEAELVWLNCRIELINAKEAVEDLELLVQEGQYSWKNEIISRRQPTKTDMQEFESLVHPLVKQTLLDCLQKNNLEFLVSGEENGSKTWYTWFLDFLFARLDTPKRRELVQNSGEAPAPAPVAASPGPISDSRPPTLPPPFFQRFNSSSLQPVASEPSSSGALSEKQSSNHKTVVVAVSVTAAVTLFMVAVLLICYYKVCKGGSRKGQNDERPLLCLSLSDYPIVSDCSGKSFASGNSLNNEKAGNHSLNHLSGGNFSTNHNFGGNFSTNHNFGGNFFMEPQTSNSSKMEVPLGAVSSAAVTSVEVSGQSAPGQLGIAGLPPLKPPPGRVNPHVAPSAKVGLPVSPSPAKTTFLPPTPPAKAAPPAPPPAKGAPTAPPPPPKTASSAPAPPPLPLRPSTGGPRPSPPGPPPPPVPSGKAGPRPPPPPAPMGLKPPQPPPVRQSHSSTSATGEGSADGPKTKLKPFFWDKVLANPDHSMVWHQIKSGSFQFNEEMIESLFGYASADKNKKDTKKDNPFQDASNQYIQIIDQKKAQNLAILLKALNVTTEEVCDALKEGHELPSELLQTLLKMAPTSEEELKLRLYNGEVSRLGHAERFLKVLVDVPFAFKRLESLLFMCTLQEEASMVKESFATLEAACTELRKSRLFLKLLEAVLKTGNRMNDGTYRGGAQAFKLDTLLKLSDVKGTDGKITLLHFVVQEIIRSEGVRAAGAKEAKGMSSVTADDPTQDLEEYHRSLGLQVVSGLGNELEHVKNAAVLDADSLTTTVSSLGHSLVKAKNFLNSVTDQVGEDDGFIQTLKNFVQNAEVDVMWLLEEEKRIMSLVKSTGDYFHGNAGKDEGLRLFVIVRDFLIILDKVCREVGATKMKTKWAPRKENMAVASSEPQQSQSPPPDPRHKLFPAITDRRYDSSGSDDEV; this is encoded by the exons ATGTGTATTAACAGAGTACTTTTGTTAGTTTTGTCTGTGATTCTGCTTGTCACTTTGGAAGGAGCAAGTCAAGAGATAAAGAGGCCAGAAGAAGATTTATTAGCCAGTCTAATCAACTCAGGGGATATAAATCATGACGAG GCTGAGCTAGTATGGCTAAACTGTAGGATAGAGTTGATAAATGCCAAGGAAGCAGTTGAAGATCTTGAACTTCTTGTCCAAGAGGGACAGTATAGTTGGAAGAATGAAATCATTTCTAGAAGGCAACCGACCAAAACAGACATGCAGGAATTTGAGAGTCTCGTGCATCCACTGGTGAAACAAACTCTTCTGGATTGTTTACAAAAGAACAATCTTGAATTTCTTGTCTCTGGGGAGGAAAATGGCTCAAAAACTTGGTATACTTggtttttggattttttatttgctAGGCTTGATACTCCCAAACGACGAGAATTAGTTCAGAACTCTGGAGAAGCACCTGCACCGGCCCCCGTAGCAGCATCACCTGGTCCAATTTCTGATTCTCGACCACCTACCCTTCCTCCGCCATTCTTTCAACGTTTTAACAGTTCAAGCCTGCAACCTGTAGCTAGTGAGCCTTCTAGTTCAGGTGCGCTGTCAGAAAAGCAAAGTAGCAATCACAAAACAGTGGTTGTCGCAGTTTCTGTGACTGCTGCAGTGACACTATTTATGGTTGCAGTACTGCTTATATGCTATTACAAGGTTTGCAAGGGTGGATCCAGAAAGGGACAAAATGATGAGAGGCCTCTATTGTGCTTAAGCTTAAGTGACTACCCTATTG TTTCGGACTGTTCAGGGAAATCTTTTGCTTCAGGAAATTCATTGAACAATGAAAAAGCTGGTAACCATTCACTTAATCACCTGTCTGGAGGCAATTTCTCCACGAATCACAACTTCGGTGGCAATTTCTCCACGAATCACAACTTCGGTGGAAATTTCTTCATGGAACCACAGACCTCCAATAGCTCTAAAATGGAGGTTCCATTAGGAGCTGTTTCCTCTGCTGCTGTGACCTCAGTGGAGGTTTCTGGACAATCAGCACCTGGACAGTTGGGCATAGCCGGGCTACCTCCACTGAAGCCTCCCCCTGGGAGGGTAAATCCCCATGTGGCTCCATCTGCCAAAGTAGGGCTTCCAGTTTCCCCTTCTCCGGCTAAAACAACCTTTCTGCCTCCCACTCCTCCAGCTAAAGCAGCTCCACCAGCTCCCCCTCCAGCTAAAGGAGCTCCCACGGCTCCCCCTCCTCCACCTAAAACAGCTTCTTCAGCACCCGCTCCTCCCCCTTTACCACTAAGGCCTTCCACTGGTGGTCCACGTCCTTCCCCACCTGGGCCACCACCACCTCCTGTACCTTCTGGCAAGGCTGGTCCACGTCCACCACCACCGCCAGCTCCTATGGGCTTGAAGCCACCTCAGCCACCACCTGTTCGACAAAGTCATTCATCAACAAGTGCTACTGGAGAGGGATCGGCCGATGGTCCAAAAACAAAGTTGAAGCCTTTCTTCTGGGACAAGGTCCTAGCCAACCCTGATCACTCAATGGTTTGGCATCAGATAAAATCAGGATCCTTCCA gTTTAATGAAGAGATGATAGAGAGTCTATTTGGTTATGCTTCTGCTGATAAAAACAAGAAGGATACCAAGAAAGACAATCCATTTCAAGATGCTTCTAACCAGTATATTCAAATTATTGATCAAAAGAAGGCACAGAACTTAGCAATTCTTCTAAAAGCTTTAAATGTGACAACAGAAGAAGTTTGTGACGCTCTTAAGGAAG gacATGAGCTTCCATCAGAATTGCTTCAAACTTTGCTGAAGATGGCACCAACATCTGAGGAagagctgaagctgaggctctaTAATGGAGAGGTTTCTCGACTTGGGCATGCTGAGCGGTTTCTGAAAGTCTTAGTTGATGTTCCATTTGCCTTCAAACGGCTGGAATCATTGCTTTTTATGTGCACCCTTCAGGAGGAGGCATCCATGGTTAAAGAATCATTTGCAACCTTGGAG GCTGCTTGCACAGAACTCCGTAAAAGCAGGCTGTTTCTCAAACTGCTAGAGGCAGTTCTAAAAACAGGAAATCGCATGAATGATGGAACATACCGTGGTGGTGCACAAGCATTCAAACTTGACACACTACTAAAGTTATCAGATGTGAAAGGGACAGATGGAAAGATTACACTGTTGCACTTTGTTGTTCAGGAGATAATCCGCTCTGAAGGCGTACGAGCTGCAGGTGCCAAGGAAGCAAAGGGTATGTCGAGCGTAACGGCTGATGATCCAACCCAGGATTTGGAAGAGTATCATCGAAGCCTTGGTTTACAAGTTGTGTCAGGTTTAGGTAATGAGCTTGAGCATGTGAAGAATGCTGCAGTGCTAGATGCGGATAGCTTAACAACAACAGTTTCCAGTCTTGGTCATTCGTTAGTAAAAGCCAAGAATTTCCTAAATTCAGTGACGGACCAAGTGGGTGAAGACGATGGGTTTATCCAGACACTAAAGAATTTTGTGCAGAATGCTGAAGTTGATGTGATGTGGTTGCTTGAAGAAGAGAAGCGCATCATGTCTCTAGTTAAGAGCACCGGTGATTACTTCCATGGAAATGCTGGAAAGGATGAAGGCCTGCGATTATTTGTTATAGTTCGTGATTTTCTGATAATACTAGATAAGGTATGCAGAGAAGTTGGAGCTACAAAAATGAAGACAAAATGGGCTCCACGGAAAGAGAATATGGCAGTTGCTTCTTCAGAACCACAACAATCTCAATCTCCTCCCCCCGATCCTCGTCATAAACTTTTTCCAGCAATCACTGATAGGCGATATGACAGTTCCGGCTCTGATGATGAGGTGTAG
- the LOC116009822 gene encoding formin-like protein 5 isoform X3 codes for MCINRVLLLVLSVILLVTLEGASQEIKRPEEDLLASLINSGDINHDEAELVWLNCRIELINAKEAVEDLELLVQEGQYSWKNEIISRRQPTKTDMQEFESLVHPLVKQTLLDCLQKNNLEFLVSGEENGSKTWYTWFLDFLFARLDTPKRRELVQNSGEAPAPAPVAASPGPISDSRPPTLPPPFFQRFNSSSLQPVASEPSSSGALSEKQSSNHKTVVVAVSVTAAVTLFMVAVLLICYYKVCKGGSRKGQNDERPLLCLSLSDYPIVSDCSGKSFASGNSLNNEKAGNHSLNHLSGGNFSTNHNFGGNFFMEPQTSNSSKMEVPLGAVSSAAVTSVEVSGQSAPGQLGIAGLPPLKPPPGRVNPHVAPSAKVGLPVSPSPAKTTFLPPTPPAKAAPPAPPPAKGAPTAPPPPPKTASSAPAPPPLPLRPSTGGPRPSPPGPPPPPVPSGKAGPRPPPPPAPMGLKPPQPPPVRQSHSSTSATGEGSADGPKTKLKPFFWDKVLANPDHSMVWHQIKSGSFQFNEEMIESLFGYASADKNKKDTKKDNPFQDASNQYIQIIDQKKAQNLAILLKALNVTTEEVCDALKEGHELPSELLQTLLKMAPTSEEELKLRLYNGEVSRLGHAERFLKVLVDVPFAFKRLESLLFMCTLQEEASMVKESFATLEAACTELRKSRLFLKLLEAVLKTGNRMNDGTYRGGAQAFKLDTLLKLSDVKGTDGKITLLHFVVQEIIRSEGVRAAGAKEAKGMSSVTADDPTQDLEEYHRSLGLQVVSGLGNELEHVKNAAVLDADSLTTTVSSLGHSLVKAKNFLNSVTDQVGEDDGFIQTLKNFVQNAEVDVMWLLEEEKRIMSLVKSTGDYFHGNAGKDEGLRLFVIVRDFLIILDKVCREVGATKMKTKWAPRKENMAVASSEPQQSQSPPPDPRHKLFPAITDRRYDSSGSDDEV; via the exons ATGTGTATTAACAGAGTACTTTTGTTAGTTTTGTCTGTGATTCTGCTTGTCACTTTGGAAGGAGCAAGTCAAGAGATAAAGAGGCCAGAAGAAGATTTATTAGCCAGTCTAATCAACTCAGGGGATATAAATCATGACGAG GCTGAGCTAGTATGGCTAAACTGTAGGATAGAGTTGATAAATGCCAAGGAAGCAGTTGAAGATCTTGAACTTCTTGTCCAAGAGGGACAGTATAGTTGGAAGAATGAAATCATTTCTAGAAGGCAACCGACCAAAACAGACATGCAGGAATTTGAGAGTCTCGTGCATCCACTGGTGAAACAAACTCTTCTGGATTGTTTACAAAAGAACAATCTTGAATTTCTTGTCTCTGGGGAGGAAAATGGCTCAAAAACTTGGTATACTTggtttttggattttttatttgctAGGCTTGATACTCCCAAACGACGAGAATTAGTTCAGAACTCTGGAGAAGCACCTGCACCGGCCCCCGTAGCAGCATCACCTGGTCCAATTTCTGATTCTCGACCACCTACCCTTCCTCCGCCATTCTTTCAACGTTTTAACAGTTCAAGCCTGCAACCTGTAGCTAGTGAGCCTTCTAGTTCAGGTGCGCTGTCAGAAAAGCAAAGTAGCAATCACAAAACAGTGGTTGTCGCAGTTTCTGTGACTGCTGCAGTGACACTATTTATGGTTGCAGTACTGCTTATATGCTATTACAAGGTTTGCAAGGGTGGATCCAGAAAGGGACAAAATGATGAGAGGCCTCTATTGTGCTTAAGCTTAAGTGACTACCCTATTG TTTCGGACTGTTCAGGGAAATCTTTTGCTTCAGGAAATTCATTGAACAATGAAAAAGCTGGTAACCATTCACTTAATCACCTGTCTGGAGGCAATTTCTCCACGAATCACAACTTCGGTGGCA ATTTCTTCATGGAACCACAGACCTCCAATAGCTCTAAAATGGAGGTTCCATTAGGAGCTGTTTCCTCTGCTGCTGTGACCTCAGTGGAGGTTTCTGGACAATCAGCACCTGGACAGTTGGGCATAGCCGGGCTACCTCCACTGAAGCCTCCCCCTGGGAGGGTAAATCCCCATGTGGCTCCATCTGCCAAAGTAGGGCTTCCAGTTTCCCCTTCTCCGGCTAAAACAACCTTTCTGCCTCCCACTCCTCCAGCTAAAGCAGCTCCACCAGCTCCCCCTCCAGCTAAAGGAGCTCCCACGGCTCCCCCTCCTCCACCTAAAACAGCTTCTTCAGCACCCGCTCCTCCCCCTTTACCACTAAGGCCTTCCACTGGTGGTCCACGTCCTTCCCCACCTGGGCCACCACCACCTCCTGTACCTTCTGGCAAGGCTGGTCCACGTCCACCACCACCGCCAGCTCCTATGGGCTTGAAGCCACCTCAGCCACCACCTGTTCGACAAAGTCATTCATCAACAAGTGCTACTGGAGAGGGATCGGCCGATGGTCCAAAAACAAAGTTGAAGCCTTTCTTCTGGGACAAGGTCCTAGCCAACCCTGATCACTCAATGGTTTGGCATCAGATAAAATCAGGATCCTTCCA gTTTAATGAAGAGATGATAGAGAGTCTATTTGGTTATGCTTCTGCTGATAAAAACAAGAAGGATACCAAGAAAGACAATCCATTTCAAGATGCTTCTAACCAGTATATTCAAATTATTGATCAAAAGAAGGCACAGAACTTAGCAATTCTTCTAAAAGCTTTAAATGTGACAACAGAAGAAGTTTGTGACGCTCTTAAGGAAG gacATGAGCTTCCATCAGAATTGCTTCAAACTTTGCTGAAGATGGCACCAACATCTGAGGAagagctgaagctgaggctctaTAATGGAGAGGTTTCTCGACTTGGGCATGCTGAGCGGTTTCTGAAAGTCTTAGTTGATGTTCCATTTGCCTTCAAACGGCTGGAATCATTGCTTTTTATGTGCACCCTTCAGGAGGAGGCATCCATGGTTAAAGAATCATTTGCAACCTTGGAG GCTGCTTGCACAGAACTCCGTAAAAGCAGGCTGTTTCTCAAACTGCTAGAGGCAGTTCTAAAAACAGGAAATCGCATGAATGATGGAACATACCGTGGTGGTGCACAAGCATTCAAACTTGACACACTACTAAAGTTATCAGATGTGAAAGGGACAGATGGAAAGATTACACTGTTGCACTTTGTTGTTCAGGAGATAATCCGCTCTGAAGGCGTACGAGCTGCAGGTGCCAAGGAAGCAAAGGGTATGTCGAGCGTAACGGCTGATGATCCAACCCAGGATTTGGAAGAGTATCATCGAAGCCTTGGTTTACAAGTTGTGTCAGGTTTAGGTAATGAGCTTGAGCATGTGAAGAATGCTGCAGTGCTAGATGCGGATAGCTTAACAACAACAGTTTCCAGTCTTGGTCATTCGTTAGTAAAAGCCAAGAATTTCCTAAATTCAGTGACGGACCAAGTGGGTGAAGACGATGGGTTTATCCAGACACTAAAGAATTTTGTGCAGAATGCTGAAGTTGATGTGATGTGGTTGCTTGAAGAAGAGAAGCGCATCATGTCTCTAGTTAAGAGCACCGGTGATTACTTCCATGGAAATGCTGGAAAGGATGAAGGCCTGCGATTATTTGTTATAGTTCGTGATTTTCTGATAATACTAGATAAGGTATGCAGAGAAGTTGGAGCTACAAAAATGAAGACAAAATGGGCTCCACGGAAAGAGAATATGGCAGTTGCTTCTTCAGAACCACAACAATCTCAATCTCCTCCCCCCGATCCTCGTCATAAACTTTTTCCAGCAATCACTGATAGGCGATATGACAGTTCCGGCTCTGATGATGAGGTGTAG
- the LOC116009822 gene encoding formin-like protein 5 isoform X5, with product MCINRVLLLVLSVILLVTLEGASQEIKRPEEDLLASLINSGDINHDEAELVWLNCRIELINAKEAVEDLELLVQEGQYSWKNEIISRRQPTKTDMQEFESLVHPLVKQTLLDCLQKNNLEFLVSGEENGSKTWYTWFLDFLFARLDTPKRRELVQNSGEAPAPAPVAASPGPISDSRPPTLPPPFFQRFNSSSLQPVASEPSSSGALSEKQSSNHKTVVVAVSVTAAVTLFMVAVLLICYYKVCKGGSRKGQNDERPLLCLSLSDYPIGNSLNNEKAGNHSLNHLSGGNFSTNHNFGGNFFMEPQTSNSSKMEVPLGAVSSAAVTSVEVSGQSAPGQLGIAGLPPLKPPPGRVNPHVAPSAKVGLPVSPSPAKTTFLPPTPPAKAAPPAPPPAKGAPTAPPPPPKTASSAPAPPPLPLRPSTGGPRPSPPGPPPPPVPSGKAGPRPPPPPAPMGLKPPQPPPVRQSHSSTSATGEGSADGPKTKLKPFFWDKVLANPDHSMVWHQIKSGSFQFNEEMIESLFGYASADKNKKDTKKDNPFQDASNQYIQIIDQKKAQNLAILLKALNVTTEEVCDALKEGHELPSELLQTLLKMAPTSEEELKLRLYNGEVSRLGHAERFLKVLVDVPFAFKRLESLLFMCTLQEEASMVKESFATLEAACTELRKSRLFLKLLEAVLKTGNRMNDGTYRGGAQAFKLDTLLKLSDVKGTDGKITLLHFVVQEIIRSEGVRAAGAKEAKGMSSVTADDPTQDLEEYHRSLGLQVVSGLGNELEHVKNAAVLDADSLTTTVSSLGHSLVKAKNFLNSVTDQVGEDDGFIQTLKNFVQNAEVDVMWLLEEEKRIMSLVKSTGDYFHGNAGKDEGLRLFVIVRDFLIILDKVCREVGATKMKTKWAPRKENMAVASSEPQQSQSPPPDPRHKLFPAITDRRYDSSGSDDEV from the exons ATGTGTATTAACAGAGTACTTTTGTTAGTTTTGTCTGTGATTCTGCTTGTCACTTTGGAAGGAGCAAGTCAAGAGATAAAGAGGCCAGAAGAAGATTTATTAGCCAGTCTAATCAACTCAGGGGATATAAATCATGACGAG GCTGAGCTAGTATGGCTAAACTGTAGGATAGAGTTGATAAATGCCAAGGAAGCAGTTGAAGATCTTGAACTTCTTGTCCAAGAGGGACAGTATAGTTGGAAGAATGAAATCATTTCTAGAAGGCAACCGACCAAAACAGACATGCAGGAATTTGAGAGTCTCGTGCATCCACTGGTGAAACAAACTCTTCTGGATTGTTTACAAAAGAACAATCTTGAATTTCTTGTCTCTGGGGAGGAAAATGGCTCAAAAACTTGGTATACTTggtttttggattttttatttgctAGGCTTGATACTCCCAAACGACGAGAATTAGTTCAGAACTCTGGAGAAGCACCTGCACCGGCCCCCGTAGCAGCATCACCTGGTCCAATTTCTGATTCTCGACCACCTACCCTTCCTCCGCCATTCTTTCAACGTTTTAACAGTTCAAGCCTGCAACCTGTAGCTAGTGAGCCTTCTAGTTCAGGTGCGCTGTCAGAAAAGCAAAGTAGCAATCACAAAACAGTGGTTGTCGCAGTTTCTGTGACTGCTGCAGTGACACTATTTATGGTTGCAGTACTGCTTATATGCTATTACAAGGTTTGCAAGGGTGGATCCAGAAAGGGACAAAATGATGAGAGGCCTCTATTGTGCTTAAGCTTAAGTGACTACCCTATTG GAAATTCATTGAACAATGAAAAAGCTGGTAACCATTCACTTAATCACCTGTCTGGAGGCAATTTCTCCACGAATCACAACTTCGGTGGCA ATTTCTTCATGGAACCACAGACCTCCAATAGCTCTAAAATGGAGGTTCCATTAGGAGCTGTTTCCTCTGCTGCTGTGACCTCAGTGGAGGTTTCTGGACAATCAGCACCTGGACAGTTGGGCATAGCCGGGCTACCTCCACTGAAGCCTCCCCCTGGGAGGGTAAATCCCCATGTGGCTCCATCTGCCAAAGTAGGGCTTCCAGTTTCCCCTTCTCCGGCTAAAACAACCTTTCTGCCTCCCACTCCTCCAGCTAAAGCAGCTCCACCAGCTCCCCCTCCAGCTAAAGGAGCTCCCACGGCTCCCCCTCCTCCACCTAAAACAGCTTCTTCAGCACCCGCTCCTCCCCCTTTACCACTAAGGCCTTCCACTGGTGGTCCACGTCCTTCCCCACCTGGGCCACCACCACCTCCTGTACCTTCTGGCAAGGCTGGTCCACGTCCACCACCACCGCCAGCTCCTATGGGCTTGAAGCCACCTCAGCCACCACCTGTTCGACAAAGTCATTCATCAACAAGTGCTACTGGAGAGGGATCGGCCGATGGTCCAAAAACAAAGTTGAAGCCTTTCTTCTGGGACAAGGTCCTAGCCAACCCTGATCACTCAATGGTTTGGCATCAGATAAAATCAGGATCCTTCCA gTTTAATGAAGAGATGATAGAGAGTCTATTTGGTTATGCTTCTGCTGATAAAAACAAGAAGGATACCAAGAAAGACAATCCATTTCAAGATGCTTCTAACCAGTATATTCAAATTATTGATCAAAAGAAGGCACAGAACTTAGCAATTCTTCTAAAAGCTTTAAATGTGACAACAGAAGAAGTTTGTGACGCTCTTAAGGAAG gacATGAGCTTCCATCAGAATTGCTTCAAACTTTGCTGAAGATGGCACCAACATCTGAGGAagagctgaagctgaggctctaTAATGGAGAGGTTTCTCGACTTGGGCATGCTGAGCGGTTTCTGAAAGTCTTAGTTGATGTTCCATTTGCCTTCAAACGGCTGGAATCATTGCTTTTTATGTGCACCCTTCAGGAGGAGGCATCCATGGTTAAAGAATCATTTGCAACCTTGGAG GCTGCTTGCACAGAACTCCGTAAAAGCAGGCTGTTTCTCAAACTGCTAGAGGCAGTTCTAAAAACAGGAAATCGCATGAATGATGGAACATACCGTGGTGGTGCACAAGCATTCAAACTTGACACACTACTAAAGTTATCAGATGTGAAAGGGACAGATGGAAAGATTACACTGTTGCACTTTGTTGTTCAGGAGATAATCCGCTCTGAAGGCGTACGAGCTGCAGGTGCCAAGGAAGCAAAGGGTATGTCGAGCGTAACGGCTGATGATCCAACCCAGGATTTGGAAGAGTATCATCGAAGCCTTGGTTTACAAGTTGTGTCAGGTTTAGGTAATGAGCTTGAGCATGTGAAGAATGCTGCAGTGCTAGATGCGGATAGCTTAACAACAACAGTTTCCAGTCTTGGTCATTCGTTAGTAAAAGCCAAGAATTTCCTAAATTCAGTGACGGACCAAGTGGGTGAAGACGATGGGTTTATCCAGACACTAAAGAATTTTGTGCAGAATGCTGAAGTTGATGTGATGTGGTTGCTTGAAGAAGAGAAGCGCATCATGTCTCTAGTTAAGAGCACCGGTGATTACTTCCATGGAAATGCTGGAAAGGATGAAGGCCTGCGATTATTTGTTATAGTTCGTGATTTTCTGATAATACTAGATAAGGTATGCAGAGAAGTTGGAGCTACAAAAATGAAGACAAAATGGGCTCCACGGAAAGAGAATATGGCAGTTGCTTCTTCAGAACCACAACAATCTCAATCTCCTCCCCCCGATCCTCGTCATAAACTTTTTCCAGCAATCACTGATAGGCGATATGACAGTTCCGGCTCTGATGATGAGGTGTAG